The stretch of DNA TGTTTAGGAACTTAATGAAAGATTTATTATTGCCAGCTATTAAATATCTTATAAACATAAGAAAAAGATTGATTTATCAGGTCATTCTTTTCTTCTGCTTTTTGTATGTTTGTTTCAGCTCGCTTGATAGCAGTTTCTAATTTTCCTTTTTCACACAAGATTCTAACCCATTGTGGATTTTTCAAATGTTTTTCTGCCTTAAGCAGTTTTTTTAATTTGTTCTTTTGATTTTGTTCTGGGAAACAAGGCTTTATATATGGGGCTAATAATTGCGACACTTTACTATAATTTTTAAGCAAAGAGGTATGGTTCACGAAGTGTAGCAAGAACCAATATTCTATACTTGGCATACTAGGACACATTGTAATAACACCATTTTCTATCTCTTTATTATACTTTTCTCTGAATTTAGCATCTTTTTCTTGATTTCCAGTTTTTGGGAATATTGTATCCCAATCGTAAACGCAGAAAATCTTTGCATCAGAATTTGCTTTCAAGATTTCTTCTATTCTTTTCTTGAAAGCTTCTATATAGTTTGACTCGTCATTGAAATATTTTGGGCGGATATTAAATTTATACTTTGTTGTATCGTTGATATGAGTAAAATAAAAACGTTCAGTATTAGATCCACCACTAATAATGAAAGGGAAGAGTTTTCCTAATTCTCTTACCCCTTCATCTATTTCTGGTTGAGAATCTTGTAAAGTAGGAGAGAAATATCTCTCTTTGGGTTCTGCGTCTTTTAAAGTTCTTTTTTCCATGATGATCCCATTGTGGCTCCAAAGCGTTTGTTTCGATAAGCTTCCCTAATAGAAATTAGATTCTTCAATCCTCGGAAATCATTTAGTTTGTACAGGTCGGTAATACCTGATTTTTGCTTCTCAGTAAACCATACACAATCTTCTCGTATCAAATCATTGACTAAGTCCAGCAAACCATCATTGTGTGTTGAAACTAAAAGTTGCGATTGTGATTCGCTTCTGAGGAACTCATAAAGTATTTTCTCAAGTAGGTAGGGGTGAAATGATGTTTCTATCTCATCAATGGCAAGAAAAGCATTTCTTTTCAAAGCAGAATGTATCGCAGTTTCGATGCCGAAAGTTCGAACAGTTCCATTAGATTCCTCTTTATCGTCTAAGCTTAAAGGATATGTCTCTGATTCACCATTGCGTTCAACCGTATGATAAAAATCTGTGCGAATTTTCTTATCACTAAGTTTGCTCTTACCAATAGTAGAGGGTTCTTTAATCTTCAATACTAGGTCTAATATTTCTTTAGGTAAAGCATTTTCTACTGTTTCTGATGATATGTCAGAAATATTAAAGTCTGCTTCATGAAGAAAATCAATGATGTATTTCTTAAGGTCATTATCATTTGATAATTTTCTTTGAGCATATAAGGTTAAATATGTTGAGGGGGTAATTGTTTCCATAAATTTACGTCTCAACCACTCTTTCACGTCATCAATTAGTGGAATCTTTGCATTTAATTGCTCACGTGCGGCAAAGAAAGACATGTTGTTCAAACATAATAAGGTAATATTATCCTTTATGGCTTTACTAACTTTCAAGTTGGCGCCAAATGAGATTGCAGTTTGTCCATTTTCCAAAGTTCTTTCGAATAGCTTGATGGGCTGGGAGCTTTTATAGTATGAAAGTTTCTCAAGAAGAACAACCGATTGGTTTAATTCTAATTGATATCGGTATTTAATTCCTTCTACGAAAAATATTAAATCAAAAGTAGATGGATTTTTCTCAGAGCTTTGATCCAATTTAAATGGCTTTACGTTAGTCCCATCATAAGCATCACTTTGCTTTTTAAACCAAAAATCTTTTAAAAACTTAAAAGCTTTTAGCAAATTTGTTTTGCCAGAGGCATTATAACCATAGACGACAGCAAAACGCAGAAGCCGTGTATTCTCGTTAACTTTTACGACTTGAGAAGATTCTGCAAATGTATCTTTTGATGCTTCGAAACTAAACTTTACTTCTTCTTTAAATGAGATAAAGTTTTTTATTTTTAATTCTTGTATCATGCGTCTATTGTCAGTTGTTTAACTAATTGCAAATATACATATAAACTTAGATATAATCTTTAATTTAGATGAATTATTTGATGTTTGTAATTAATTATAACGTGTAGATTAGAGTTTTCTTGCAATTCTAATCTGTTTAACTCTACATTTTGTAGTTTTTAGCCAATTATATTTAAGTGAAAAAAATCTTTGATCTATTTTTTTACATAAATTCATTTATAGAATGTCGTTGTTTGTGTTTTGAGATTCGAGAATGGAAAGGTCTTTTGTATTAGATTAAAAAAAATAGTTGGCTATCTTCATTATGCTTTTTGTTAAACAAGTCATCTGTTTCTCACTATAAAGTATTATCTTTGTGGGCAAGTGTTACTCATGTATGTTTTATCAGCGAAAGCATTGTTTTATGGAGAAGAAGGTTTATTTCGCAGGTTCTATCCGTGGTGGTAGGGAGGATACGGCTGTGTATAAGCGGATGATAGACTATATCAACAAGACCGATATAGTACTTACGGAGCATATCGGTTTAGGAAGTTTGAGCGTAAAAGCGAGAACAAAAGAAGATGATGTGCATATATATGAGCGTGATACAGAGTGGCTTAGATCATCAGATGTGCTGATAGCAGAATGTACGAACCCCTCTCATGGTGTTGGTTATGAATTGGCATACGCTGAGGCTCGTAATATCCCTGTCCATATCTTCTATGACAAGCGCAAAGCCAATATCTCTGCAATGCTGAATGGTAACGCCTATTTTAAGGTTTATCCATACGAGAACGAAGCGGAGATATATCCCGTTCTGGATAAAATCTTAGGAAATAAGTAGGGCGGTTTAATTGAGAAAAATCAATATTCGAGGTTGACAGTATGCTCTCATTCTTGTCAAGATAGGGACGAACACACTTGCTTTTTCTGTTATAAAGCAAAGTGGGTAGTTAGCATCACACTTCTTGGACGAAGCTGGTAGAGGGTGTAGCTTTCGGAAAGATTGCTGTTAGAACGATAGATAAAGGTTTTTGTATTGAAGACATTATCGACGTTCAGAACGAATTGTATCTTCTTTTTTGTTTTAAATGTGATGCTAAGATTCATAAAGGTGTAATCCTTTTTATCCGTAAAACCACTGTTATGCGTGTATTGTAGGTTGGTGTTAAGTATCAGTCTGTCAGGGATAAAAGTCATGGAGAGCGAAGTTTCATAGCTAAAATTGCGAATCATATTTTTATAGTTACCCGACTGTGATTGAGAAATTGCCCATCGACAGTTCTCTGTTAGTCGGATGTTCTTGATAAGATTAAAGGCAAGATTAGCAGAGACAAAGAAACTATTATACTGATAGTCGGTGATGACAGACTGACGTAGTATCTTGCTTGTGTTAGTCGAATAATCAGCTGTTGCCCCGATACTCATGTCGTGCCAAGTAATCTCCTTTCGTATATTCGCCGTCATAGAGAAGTTGTTCTGGTGGTTCGGAGCATATTCAGCTTGCAGTAGTGTATGCGCATTCTGGTCGATTGTCGTACCATAAATCATGTCACTCCATGAGCGACTAACCGCCCCAGAGAGGTAGGCAAAGAACTGATGCGGGATATTCTTGTAGTGTATCTTCCCATGTATAGTTGCCGATTTGTTTTCCGATAGATTCATCTTGTAGCGGTTCAGTGTCCTATAGTTGCTCATTAGATAAGCAGTGAACAGACTTCTCCAACTCGTAGGAAACATCCCGTAACTCCCTCCTGCAGAAAGCGTCCAATTGTCTGTTGCTTTCCAAAGCATTGTAAAAGATGGCGAGAAGAGTAGGGTTGTGCGCTTTCCTTTCGTCGTCTCGTTAGCTATCGGTTCGTTATCCACCTTTGTATAGTTGAGCGATAAAGGCAGATTGAACGATAGACGGAAAGTGTTTTTGACATATTGTAGGTTGGCTCCCAAGTTGCTTTTCATTTGCAAGTAGCCCATGTCTCCGCTCGTCGCCATTGTCACAGCTGTATCGTTTAATAGACTTTTCAGTCCCACATATTCAATATTCAGTTCTGCGGAAGGCGCAATGGTCCAGTTGTGTTTTCGGATGTTTCTTATCAAAGTGAGGCTGTTGTAACTTCCCATGTTTGAGAGTCTTGCATCTTGTCTTGCCTGCATGTCCCCTTCAATGGCGAGAGCTTGTGGATTTGTCTGTACAAAGTTGGTTGTTTTCAGCTTAAAACCTCCTCCATTGGTTGTACGCTGAATCCATTCTGTGTGATTGTTCAGCCCTAAGTTTCTGTTAAAGGCATGTTGCAGAATACGTGCATTGTTTGACAAAGTTAGTCCATTGTCGTCACTCCAGTTCCCTGATAAGTCAAGTGTGTTTTTAAGATAAGTCTTACTGCCGTTGTTCTCAAAATGCAACTGCATTGTGGCAGCGTTCGTCGTATTACGTGCAGAAATGTCTTCGGTCATCATACGAGTGCTTGCATCGGGGAGCAGATAAGTGGTTTGCGAATAGCTACTTTGCCGTTGGATATCGTGCCTGTAAGTTATGTTATACTTTATTTCCGCCGTTTCGCTTAGTTTGTTGAGATTGCTGAAACATAGGTTATGCTGATTGTTACGTAGACTCTTACCTACAGGAGACGACCCCGGAAAGATGATGGATGTTAGGCGAGAGGCTCCGATATTACTCCCATCATAGTATGATTTAAACCAATCAACGCTTGAACCGTTATTATCTGTTTCGTAATAGAAAACGTGCTGTTGTCTTTGCGCGAAGTACATAAGGGCAGCATTGACCTCTCTCAAAAAACCATTAGAATCGAAGCCTACCCCTAAGTCTATGGTCTTTAGCCATCTGCCCTTTGCTTTCTTCTTTAGCCTTAAGTTGATAGCTGCCGATTCAGGTGGTATCTGATCCTGCAATGCCTTGATGTGTTCATGGTTTTCCATCACCTGTACCGTACTGACATCCTCTGCCTTAATGCCATTCGTGGCGATGCTATATTTGCCCGCAAACATATCCATGTTCTCAATGTAGAAATGGTTGATAGGTACACCTTGATACTTCACCATGCCACCTTCTAACGTGATACCTGGCAGCTGTTTGAGAATATCACCAATGGTTCTGTCCTGTCCTTTCATATAGGCAGAGACCAAGTAGTTCAGTGTGTCCCTACTTCCCCATAGCTTTTTTGCCTTTATCTCCACTTCTTTCAGTGTGATACTCTCGTAGGTGGTGGTGAAGTTAACGGTCTGACTCGTTGGAGTTATCCGTTTTACCTGCCGTTTTATATTGAATCCTGTCAGGCTTAAAAGAAGATTGTCATTTGTTCGTGGATAGCTGATAGCGTATCTGCCATCTTCATTGGTCACGCTACTGGTAAGAATGGAAGAATCCTTTTCTTGTATGATTGTAAGAATACAGCCATCCATAGGTTGATGTTTATTATCAACCACACGCCCAGTAATAGTCAGAGAGTCTCCCTGACTATTCTGAGCCATACTGTTTATAGACAATAAGCTGATAAACGATAGTAAGATAAGTAGGTGTCTTATCATTCTCGTTCCAAAGGATTGTCGAATGTAAAGAGCGTTAGTTTCACAACTTGTCCATTGAAATTAGTCGTAGTGAAGTTGTAGCCATAACTCTCAAGGTAGCCTGCAGGATCTTTCAGCAATAGCCTCTCTTGCTTTCGGGTGTTCTCACGAGAAGTCTTTACATAGTTCCTGTCAAGGAAATAGATAGGCGTTGCTGTCTTAGGCTTTTCTATGCCTGTAACCGTCCAATGATAATCTCCCTCTTTGGTTTCAGCCTCCATAACTAATCCCGGCAGTCCTGTAAACTTCCACGGACCATAGGAAAGCGGAATCTTGGTGGTGAACCATACCTTATAATTTCTTCCACGATAAGAACAGGTTGCGGCTGTACAATCGTAATCTAAAAGTGTTTTATGCTCGGTTGTAATCTTCCATTGCATTTTTGGAGTAGCCTCTTGATAAAGGTAAGAGCCAGCTCCGTCCATATTGTAAATCACTGTTGTCTTTCCCTTTGGATAGCCAATATAGGTTTCACCAACATTAGCCACGAGTTTCATAGATGCTCTTGAGCCTCGCTTTCCATTACGTAGAAAGGCTTTAGCCATTCTTAGGTCAGCATTATGTTCACTCTCCACAAAACTCTGGCAAACCTTACGTCCGATGTAAGTATATACCTTTTCAAGATCAGGATTATTCTGTCCTGATAGGTCATATTTAACGGTTAGGTCATAAGAAACAATCAGCTGCGTCGTGTCGATTGCTGTGTGCTTAAAAATATCCTGTTCCTTCATTTTTTGTGCATTTGCAGATAGCGACAAGGTTAGTGCAATTAGTAGTAGTTTAATCTTCGAATTCATAGTTGTCTTATTTATATAAATAGGTAAAGCAAAAAAGTGAGTACAATAGTACGAAATCTTTTTGTAAAACGCAAGTGATGCCCTTCTAAATTTCATATTATTATCTTTATTGTATATCTTTCTACTCCTTTCGTTATGTTTGGATGGCGTTT from Prevotella scopos JCM 17725 encodes:
- a CDS encoding RloB family protein — its product is MEKRTLKDAEPKERYFSPTLQDSQPEIDEGVRELGKLFPFIISGGSNTERFYFTHINDTTKYKFNIRPKYFNDESNYIEAFKKRIEEILKANSDAKIFCVYDWDTIFPKTGNQEKDAKFREKYNKEIENGVITMCPSMPSIEYWFLLHFVNHTSLLKNYSKVSQLLAPYIKPCFPEQNQKNKLKKLLKAEKHLKNPQWVRILCEKGKLETAIKRAETNIQKAEEKNDLINQSFSYVYKIFNSWQ
- a CDS encoding AAA family ATPase; this translates as MIQELKIKNFISFKEEVKFSFEASKDTFAESSQVVKVNENTRLLRFAVVYGYNASGKTNLLKAFKFLKDFWFKKQSDAYDGTNVKPFKLDQSSEKNPSTFDLIFFVEGIKYRYQLELNQSVVLLEKLSYYKSSQPIKLFERTLENGQTAISFGANLKVSKAIKDNITLLCLNNMSFFAAREQLNAKIPLIDDVKEWLRRKFMETITPSTYLTLYAQRKLSNDNDLKKYIIDFLHEADFNISDISSETVENALPKEILDLVLKIKEPSTIGKSKLSDKKIRTDFYHTVERNGESETYPLSLDDKEESNGTVRTFGIETAIHSALKRNAFLAIDEIETSFHPYLLEKILYEFLRSESQSQLLVSTHNDGLLDLVNDLIREDCVWFTEKQKSGITDLYKLNDFRGLKNLISIREAYRNKRFGATMGSSWKKEL
- a CDS encoding nucleoside 2-deoxyribosyltransferase, which gives rise to MEKKVYFAGSIRGGREDTAVYKRMIDYINKTDIVLTEHIGLGSLSVKARTKEDDVHIYERDTEWLRSSDVLIAECTNPSHGVGYELAYAEARNIPVHIFYDKRKANISAMLNGNAYFKVYPYENEAEIYPVLDKILGNK
- a CDS encoding TonB-dependent receptor, whose translation is MAQNSQGDSLTITGRVVDNKHQPMDGCILTIIQEKDSSILTSSVTNEDGRYAISYPRTNDNLLLSLTGFNIKRQVKRITPTSQTVNFTTTYESITLKEVEIKAKKLWGSRDTLNYLVSAYMKGQDRTIGDILKQLPGITLEGGMVKYQGVPINHFYIENMDMFAGKYSIATNGIKAEDVSTVQVMENHEHIKALQDQIPPESAAINLRLKKKAKGRWLKTIDLGVGFDSNGFLREVNAALMYFAQRQQHVFYYETDNNGSSVDWFKSYYDGSNIGASRLTSIIFPGSSPVGKSLRNNQHNLCFSNLNKLSETAEIKYNITYRHDIQRQSSYSQTTYLLPDASTRMMTEDISARNTTNAATMQLHFENNGSKTYLKNTLDLSGNWSDDNGLTLSNNARILQHAFNRNLGLNNHTEWIQRTTNGGGFKLKTTNFVQTNPQALAIEGDMQARQDARLSNMGSYNSLTLIRNIRKHNWTIAPSAELNIEYVGLKSLLNDTAVTMATSGDMGYLQMKSNLGANLQYVKNTFRLSFNLPLSLNYTKVDNEPIANETTKGKRTTLLFSPSFTMLWKATDNWTLSAGGSYGMFPTSWRSLFTAYLMSNYRTLNRYKMNLSENKSATIHGKIHYKNIPHQFFAYLSGAVSRSWSDMIYGTTIDQNAHTLLQAEYAPNHQNNFSMTANIRKEITWHDMSIGATADYSTNTSKILRQSVITDYQYNSFFVSANLAFNLIKNIRLTENCRWAISQSQSGNYKNMIRNFSYETSLSMTFIPDRLILNTNLQYTHNSGFTDKKDYTFMNLSITFKTKKKIQFVLNVDNVFNTKTFIYRSNSNLSESYTLYQLRPRSVMLTTHFAL
- a CDS encoding GLPGLI family protein; the encoded protein is MNSKIKLLLIALTLSLSANAQKMKEQDIFKHTAIDTTQLIVSYDLTVKYDLSGQNNPDLEKVYTYIGRKVCQSFVESEHNADLRMAKAFLRNGKRGSRASMKLVANVGETYIGYPKGKTTVIYNMDGAGSYLYQEATPKMQWKITTEHKTLLDYDCTAATCSYRGRNYKVWFTTKIPLSYGPWKFTGLPGLVMEAETKEGDYHWTVTGIEKPKTATPIYFLDRNYVKTSRENTRKQERLLLKDPAGYLESYGYNFTTTNFNGQVVKLTLFTFDNPLERE